In Zingiber officinale cultivar Zhangliang chromosome 1A, Zo_v1.1, whole genome shotgun sequence, a genomic segment contains:
- the LOC122038213 gene encoding phosphoinositide phospholipase C 6-like, with the protein MGTYTCCLCFTRRFRSAEVQPPADVRAAFETHTEGATHMNADQLRRFLTEAQGEATPDDADRIIEQTIQLRPRQPFLAILSKPALTVEDFYNYLFSEDLNPPVRSQVHQDMTAPLSHYYIYTGHNSYLTGNQLSSDCSDVPIIKALQDGVRVIELDMWPNSTKDDIDILHGRTLTSPVELIKCLRSIKEYAFTASPYPVIITLEDHLTPDLQAKVAQMVVETFGDMLYYPESESSNEFPSPEALKERIIISTKPPKEYLEAKNDKENNCDTQDVNESDDEAWGKEVPDVQTELESADKTGEDNSDDGDDSDVDDDQKVNQSSPPEYKSLITIRAGKPKGDLSDALKVDPDKVRRLSLSEKELAKAAASHGLDLVRFTQRNLLRIYPKGTRVNSSNYNPFVGWIHGAQMVAFNMQGYGRSLWLMHGFYKVNGGCGYVKKPEFLLKNGPNDGDFDPTAKFPVKKTLKVKVYMGDGWRVDFNQTHFDSYSPPDFYTRLGIAGVPSDTTMKKTKAIEDNWIPVWDEEFIFPLTVPELALLRIEVHEHDKSGKDDFAGQTCLPVSELRQGFRSVPLFDRKGMKFKSVRLLMRFEFE; encoded by the exons ATGGGGACCTACACCTGCTGCCTCTGCTTCACCCGCCGCTTCCGCTCCGCCGAGGTCCAGCCGCCAGCCGACGTCCGCGCCGCCTTCGAAACCCACACCGAGGGCGCCACCCACATGAACGCCGATCAACTCCGCCGTTTCCTGACCGAAGCGCAGGGCGAGGCCACCCCCGATGATGCTGATCGGATCATCGAGCAGACCATCCAGCTTCGCCCACGCCAGCCCTTCCTTGCTATCCTCTCCAAGCCCGCATTGACCGTAGAAGACTTCTATAACTACCTCTTCTCTGAGGATCTCAATCCTCCTGTTCGATCTCAG GTTCACCAAGATATGACTGCTCCATTATCCCACTATTACATCTATACAGGGCATAATTCATACTTGACTGGGAATCAGCTGAGCAGTGATTGCAGTGATGTTCCAATTATAAAAGCACTCCAAGATGGTGTTAGAGTAATTGAGTTAGATATGTGGCCTAATTCTACTAAAGATGACATTGATATTCTCCATGGAAG GACATTGACATCTCCAGTGGAGCTTATTAAATGCCTAAGGTCCATCAAGGAGTATGCCTTTACTGCATCACCATATCCTGTCATCATAACTTTGGAGGACCATCTTACTCCTGATCTTCAGGCCAAAGTAGCCCAG ATGGTTGTAGAAACATTTGGAGACATGCTATACTACCCTGAATCAGAATCTTCTAATGAATTCCCTTCACCAGAAGCATTAAAGGAAAGGATTATTATTTCAACCAAACCACCAAAAGAGTATCTTGAAGCTAAGAATGACAAAGAAAATAATTGTGACACCCAAGATGTGAATGAATCAGATGATGAAGCTTGGGGGAAAGAGGTTCCTGATGTTCAGACTGAGCTTGAATCTGCTGATAAG ACTGGAGAAGATAATTCAGATGATGGTGATGATAGTGATGTTGATGATGACCAAAAAGTAAATCAGAGTTCCCCACCAGAGTACAAGTCTTTGATCACTATTCGTGCTGGAAAACCTAAGGGCGATTTAAGTGATGCACTAAAAGTTGATCCAGATAAAGTCAGACGTCTCAGTTTGAGTGAGAAGGAACTTGCAAAGGCAGCTGCTTCTCATGGTCTGGATCTAGTGAG ATTTACGCAGAGAAATCTTCTTCGGATATATCCAAAGGGTACACGTGTCAATTCTTCTAATTATAACCCATTCGTTGGATGGATTCATGGTGCTCAGATGGTGGCATTTAATATGCAG GGATATGGAAGGTCATTGTGGTTGATGCATGGATTCTATAAAGTCAATGGAGGATGCGGATACGTAAAGAAACCTGAATTCTTGCTGAAGAATGGGCCAAACGATGGTGATTTTGATCCTACAGCTAAATTTCCAGTAAAGAAAACCTTGAAG GTCAAAGTATACATGGGCGATGGTTGGCGCGTGGATTTCAACCAAACACATTTTGATTCATATTCACCTCCAGATTTCTATACAAGA CTAGGGATCGCAGGGGTGCCATCTGACACCACAATGAAGAAAACAAAGGCAATAGAGGATAACTGGATCCCAGTATGGGACGAGGAGTTCATCTTCCCATTGACGGTGCCTGAACTCGCCCTGCTGAGGATAGAAGTGCACGAGCACGACAAGTCAGGGAAAGATGACTTCGCAGGGCAAACATGCTTGCCAGTTTCCGAGCTACGACAAGGGTTCCGATCAGTGCCACTCTTTGATCGTAAAGGAATGAAGTTTAAATCCGTTAGACTGCTCATGAGATTTGAATTCGAGTAA